A window of Agrobacterium tumefaciens contains these coding sequences:
- the repB gene encoding plasmid partitioning protein RepB, with protein MSRKQIFANLGTPAADSNETASERSRPRIRPILGSPELVTDVLNSPVGMIGQSLNEVSERAKRAEEIEKQLAEGLTIVSLNPADIDPSFIPDRMPASEEADAGLIEAIREQGQQVPILVRPHPDFPGRYQVAFGHRRLGAVTSLGIPVKAVVRDLSDEQLVVAQGQENNERRDLTYIEKARFAQKLQMRFPRDTIMAAMSLHKGDLSNMLSVVGRIPEDLVDLIGPAPTVGRRNWMDLADQLSSSQVKEAARAYVKDPSVAALPSEERFKSLLEFLKPKAQPKKTGVWSSETGGRLAKVVESDRKLDISIDKNEAPEFAEFVLEHLQTLFAEYRSKQ; from the coding sequence ATGAGCAGAAAACAGATCTTCGCCAATCTCGGCACGCCAGCCGCTGACAGCAATGAAACCGCATCCGAGCGCTCGCGTCCACGCATCAGGCCCATTCTCGGTTCGCCCGAGCTGGTCACGGATGTGCTGAATTCCCCTGTCGGCATGATCGGCCAGTCCCTTAACGAGGTTTCCGAGCGCGCGAAACGGGCCGAAGAGATCGAAAAGCAGCTTGCGGAAGGTCTAACGATCGTTTCGCTCAATCCTGCCGATATCGATCCTTCCTTCATCCCGGACCGCATGCCCGCATCGGAAGAAGCCGATGCCGGTCTCATCGAAGCCATTCGTGAACAGGGCCAGCAGGTTCCGATCCTGGTTCGCCCCCATCCTGATTTCCCCGGGCGTTACCAGGTCGCTTTCGGGCATCGTCGCCTGGGCGCGGTTACCAGCCTTGGTATTCCGGTCAAAGCTGTCGTTCGTGATCTGAGTGATGAGCAGCTCGTCGTTGCCCAGGGGCAGGAAAACAATGAGCGCCGCGACCTCACCTACATCGAAAAGGCGCGCTTCGCTCAAAAACTGCAGATGCGGTTTCCGCGTGACACGATCATGGCTGCCATGTCGCTTCACAAAGGCGACCTCTCCAACATGCTGTCGGTTGTCGGCCGCATTCCGGAGGATCTCGTTGACCTCATTGGTCCGGCTCCGACCGTTGGGCGGCGCAACTGGATGGACCTCGCCGACCAGCTATCGTCGTCGCAGGTGAAAGAGGCGGCACGCGCCTATGTTAAGGATCCATCCGTCGCAGCCCTGCCGTCCGAAGAACGGTTCAAATCGCTCCTGGAGTTTTTGAAACCCAAGGCGCAGCCCAAAAAGACCGGCGTGTGGTCATCCGAGACCGGTGGCAGGTTGGCAAAGGTCGTCGAAAGCGACCGCAAGCTGGATATCTCTATAGACAAGAACGAAGCGCCGGAATTTGCCGAGTTCGTTCTCGAACACCTTCAGACGCTGTTTGCCGAATATCGGTCCAAGCAGTGA
- the repC gene encoding plasmid replication protein RepC, whose protein sequence is MDSTCVTTPFGRRAMSFGVLATQFAAQKNRKIEAVDKWKLYRSVCEARPLLGVTDRSLAVLNALLSFYPKNELSNEASLVVFPSNTQLSLRAHGMAEQTLRRHLSALVEAGLIIRKDSPNGKRYARKHRGGEISEAYGFSLAPLLARKAEIEELAERIISERLNLQRLRETISLCRRDIQKLCEMIAASGKTDIVEGFQARYTAIALSLGRNSKSAELKEIANFLASLRAEVTNYLENIEKSEKMGGNDCQNERLKKNSESESISKRQNSEEPAIAVPASQIRTPQASVAPVSETPRPSLAKPVSQKQFFVPDIVLVLKACPDICHYAPGGAVTSWRDLEVATAVIKTMFNISHSAYQEALLTFGRQGTAAILACLLQKADQISSLGGYLRNLTRKAGEGGFELQTMLLAQLRGRKENSGATMPG, encoded by the coding sequence ATGGACAGCACATGTGTAACGACGCCCTTTGGGCGGCGAGCGATGTCGTTTGGCGTTCTCGCAACCCAGTTTGCCGCGCAAAAGAACAGGAAAATCGAAGCGGTCGATAAGTGGAAACTCTATCGATCCGTCTGCGAGGCCAGGCCTTTGCTCGGCGTTACGGACCGCTCGCTCGCCGTTTTGAACGCGCTTTTGAGCTTTTATCCAAAAAACGAGCTTTCCAATGAAGCGAGCTTGGTCGTGTTCCCATCCAACACGCAATTGTCGCTCAGAGCCCATGGAATGGCTGAGCAGACATTGCGCCGCCATCTCTCCGCACTCGTCGAGGCCGGCCTCATCATTCGTAAGGATAGTCCGAACGGAAAACGATATGCGCGCAAGCATCGCGGAGGAGAGATCAGCGAAGCCTATGGTTTTTCACTGGCACCGCTTCTTGCCCGCAAAGCCGAAATCGAAGAGTTGGCCGAACGTATCATCAGCGAACGGCTCAATCTTCAGCGTCTCCGTGAGACCATTAGCCTTTGCCGCCGTGATATTCAGAAGCTCTGCGAGATGATCGCGGCGAGCGGTAAAACGGATATCGTCGAGGGGTTCCAGGCACGCTATACAGCCATTGCTCTCTCGCTCGGTCGTAACTCCAAATCCGCAGAACTTAAAGAAATCGCCAATTTCCTGGCTTCTCTGCGTGCCGAAGTCACCAACTATCTGGAAAATATCGAAAAATCTGAAAAAATGGGCGGCAATGACTGCCAAAATGAGCGGCTCAAAAAGAATTCAGAATCCGAATCCATATCTAAACGGCAAAACTCGGAAGAGCCGGCTATCGCTGTACCAGCCAGTCAAATCAGAACGCCACAGGCCAGCGTGGCGCCCGTTAGCGAAACACCACGCCCCTCATTGGCAAAGCCTGTTTCTCAAAAGCAGTTTTTTGTTCCTGATATTGTTTTGGTTTTGAAGGCCTGCCCTGACATTTGCCACTATGCTCCGGGTGGTGCGGTCACCAGCTGGCGCGATCTGGAAGTGGCAACAGCCGTCATCAAGACCATGTTCAACATCAGTCACTCGGCTTACCAGGAAGCACTGCTCACATTTGGTCGCCAGGGAACGGCAGCCATTCTCGCTTGCCTTCTGCAAAAGGCCGACCAGATCAGTTCTCTTGGCGGATATCTTCGTAACCTGACCCGTAAGGCGGGGGAAGGGGGCTTTGAGCTGCAAACAATGCTCCTCGCACAGTTGCGCGGCCGTAAGGAAAACAGCGGGGCCACCATGCCCGGTTAA